A section of the Methanococcus voltae genome encodes:
- a CDS encoding 3-dehydroquinate synthase II, with product MAKFGFIYIFNNEWEEIKETVKDSLESSIDSVIIPKITDEQLNMLKKLGKINIISKNPNSDILLLDSEDISEKIDENIELLSNLKKESNKKIAVLIKIMSKNDEIMASELSKSGLIDYVILEGKDWTIIPLENLIADLFNTKIEIVSLVKSVKDAEVAYEILEKGVDGVALISEDINEIKKFSELIIAFNSPKLKMDIATIKKVETVGSGDRVCIDTCSMLNIGEGMLIGSYSKALFLVHAESVENQYVATRPFRVNAGPVHAYVLCPNNKTKYLSDLKAGDKVLAVSSKGETREVIVGRVKIEKRPLYLIEAEYKGEIIRTILQNAETIRLVSEKGKDISVVDLKESDKIIVKTEDKARHFGMSIEETIIEK from the coding sequence ATGGCAAAATTCGGATTTATTTATATATTTAACAATGAATGGGAAGAAATTAAGGAAACAGTTAAAGATTCATTAGAAAGCTCGATAGATTCTGTAATAATACCCAAAATAACTGATGAACAATTGAATATGCTAAAAAAGCTTGGAAAAATCAATATAATATCTAAAAATCCTAATTCGGATATACTACTACTTGATAGTGAAGATATATCTGAAAAAATAGACGAAAATATAGAACTACTTTCAAACTTAAAGAAAGAAAGCAATAAAAAAATAGCTGTATTAATCAAAATAATGTCGAAAAATGATGAAATAATGGCTTCAGAATTAAGTAAGTCTGGATTAATAGATTATGTAATTTTAGAAGGTAAAGATTGGACTATAATTCCTTTAGAAAATCTAATAGCAGATTTGTTCAATACAAAAATAGAAATAGTTTCTCTGGTTAAAAGCGTTAAGGATGCAGAAGTAGCTTATGAAATTTTAGAAAAAGGTGTTGATGGCGTAGCTTTGATATCAGAAGACATTAACGAAATAAAAAAATTCTCGGAATTAATTATAGCATTTAATTCACCTAAATTAAAAATGGATATTGCAACAATAAAAAAGGTTGAAACTGTTGGTAGTGGAGACCGAGTTTGTATAGATACTTGTTCAATGTTAAATATTGGCGAAGGTATGCTAATTGGTTCATACTCAAAAGCGTTATTTTTAGTGCACGCTGAGAGTGTTGAAAATCAATATGTGGCCACGAGACCCTTCCGAGTTAATGCAGGTCCAGTTCATGCTTACGTACTATGCCCGAACAATAAAACAAAATACCTTAGCGACCTAAAAGCTGGAGACAAGGTTCTTGCTGTAAGTTCGAAAGGTGAAACAAGAGAAGTTATAGTTGGAAGAGTAAAAATTGAAAAAAGACCACTTTACCTCATAGAAGCAGAATACAAAGGCGAAATAATAAGAACTATATTACAAAATGCAGAAACTATAAGGTTGGTAAGTGAAAAAGGAAAAGATATTTCCGTTGTGGATTTAAAAGAAAGCGACAAAATCATTGTAAAAACTGAAGATAAAGCAAGACATTTTGGAATGTCAATTGAAGAAACTATTATTGAAAAATAA
- a CDS encoding Coenzyme F420 hydrogenase/dehydrogenase, beta subunit C-terminal domain, with protein sequence MITKSYLDLKKEVWDIGTCSGCGACVAVCPCDNIFFMEDEPMRVGCDQIKCGKLDASESPLSFDFCKVTNYNVKCGACYDACPRTSSGVLVKKTPEAPIGDFIEIKTAKAKKSNGSVQSGGVVTALLAEAFDEDLIDGAIVMIEDKWTMEPESYLATSKEEVLKSSGSRYSWNVPILEALREAVYDKKLKRLAVIGTPCVMDSLNAITSSNNDLLKPFEKAIRFKIGLFCYETMKYGPLMEMLEKEGINPWDIKKMDIEKGKFIVVLDNGDKKSYKIKDLEKLVRTGCMYCKDFTGYTSDISVGNVGSPEGISTVILRNHWGKGLFDKAVLNNYIEVKEPVNTDEITKLAKMKIKDRKDILIN encoded by the coding sequence ATGATTACTAAATCATATTTAGATTTAAAAAAGGAAGTTTGGGATATTGGAACTTGTTCAGGCTGTGGAGCATGTGTTGCAGTATGTCCTTGCGACAACATATTTTTCATGGAAGACGAGCCTATGCGAGTTGGATGTGACCAAATAAAATGTGGAAAATTAGATGCAAGTGAATCGCCGCTATCTTTTGATTTTTGTAAGGTTACAAACTACAATGTAAAATGTGGTGCTTGTTACGATGCTTGTCCAAGAACTTCATCCGGCGTATTAGTTAAAAAAACCCCTGAAGCTCCAATTGGGGATTTCATTGAAATAAAAACAGCTAAAGCTAAAAAAAGCAATGGTTCCGTTCAAAGCGGGGGTGTTGTAACTGCATTATTAGCAGAAGCTTTTGATGAAGATTTAATAGATGGCGCAATCGTTATGATCGAAGATAAATGGACTATGGAACCAGAATCTTATTTGGCCACCTCAAAAGAAGAAGTTCTTAAGTCATCAGGTAGCAGATACAGCTGGAATGTACCAATATTAGAAGCATTAAGAGAAGCAGTTTACGACAAAAAACTTAAAAGATTAGCTGTTATAGGTACACCTTGTGTTATGGACTCTTTAAATGCGATAACAAGCTCAAATAATGATTTATTAAAACCATTTGAAAAAGCCATAAGATTTAAAATAGGTCTTTTCTGCTATGAAACAATGAAATACGGTCCTTTGATGGAAATGTTAGAAAAAGAAGGCATTAATCCATGGGATATTAAAAAAATGGACATTGAAAAAGGAAAATTCATTGTTGTGTTAGATAATGGAGATAAAAAGTCTTACAAAATTAAAGATTTAGAAAAATTAGTAAGGACCGGTTGTATGTACTGTAAAGATTTCACAGGTTACACCTCAGATATATCTGTTGGTAACGTTGGTTCGCCAGAAGGTATTTCAACAGTTATCTTAAGAAATCACTGGGGTAAAGGTTTATTTGACAAAGCAGTTCTTAATAACTATATCGAAGTTAAAGAACCTGTTAATACCGATGAGATTACAAAATTAGCTAAAATGAAAATTAAAGATAGAAAAGATATTTTAATTAATTAA
- a CDS encoding mRNA surveillance protein pelota encodes MKIINQIPEKNLIKVMPENLDDLWHLSNIIQYSNAVSALTERRTEDKGDKLRADRGVKRKVYLGVKAEKISFHEDTNRLRVNGKIIHGPDDIPLGSYHTIDIEPLTQVSIQKNWKPWDLKRLKEAENSSKNPKIVVVVLDEHNANVYVVREYGVKELAELKSGISKNLSSKQNEQMRFSYFSEIASIISEFSGKILVTGTGFARNNFQKYVSEKYKELSLNIVVESSNHTGRLGLQEILKSGIIDRIYGEARLSKESQLIEKLLEEISKKGLAAYGLADVENALNYCAIEKLLITDEYLRSKRRNIEQMVIEVENSNGELVVISTEHESGKQLKALGGIAALLRFPVE; translated from the coding sequence ATGAAAATAATAAATCAAATTCCTGAAAAGAATCTAATAAAAGTAATGCCTGAAAATTTAGATGATTTATGGCATTTATCGAATATAATACAATATAGTAACGCTGTATCTGCGTTAACTGAGAGAAGAACCGAGGATAAAGGGGATAAATTAAGAGCTGATAGGGGTGTAAAAAGAAAGGTTTATTTGGGCGTAAAAGCTGAAAAAATATCATTTCACGAAGATACAAATCGTTTAAGGGTAAATGGCAAAATAATTCACGGACCTGATGATATTCCGCTTGGTTCATACCATACTATAGACATTGAACCATTGACTCAAGTTTCCATACAAAAAAATTGGAAACCCTGGGATTTAAAGCGATTAAAAGAAGCTGAAAACTCGTCTAAGAACCCTAAAATAGTAGTTGTAGTGTTGGACGAACACAATGCAAATGTATACGTGGTTCGAGAATATGGTGTAAAAGAATTAGCTGAATTAAAATCGGGAATTTCTAAAAATTTAAGTTCTAAACAAAATGAACAAATGCGTTTTAGTTATTTTTCTGAAATTGCATCCATTATATCTGAGTTTTCGGGAAAAATACTGGTTACAGGAACAGGTTTTGCACGAAACAACTTCCAAAAGTATGTTTCTGAAAAATATAAGGAATTATCTCTGAATATAGTTGTAGAATCAAGTAATCATACTGGTAGATTAGGGCTACAAGAAATTTTAAAATCTGGTATAATTGATAGAATATATGGCGAAGCCCGTTTGAGTAAGGAATCACAATTAATTGAAAAATTACTTGAAGAAATATCTAAAAAAGGGCTTGCAGCTTATGGTTTGGCAGATGTAGAAAATGCTTTAAATTATTGTGCAATTGAAAAATTACTAATAACTGACGAATATTTAAGATCTAAAAGAAGAAATATCGAACAAATGGTAATTGAAGTTGAAAATTCAAATGGTGAATTGGTAGTTATATCTACAGAACATGAATCAGGGAAGCAGCTTAAAGCACTTGGGGGAATAGCAGCATTATTGAGATTCCCTGTTGAATAA
- a CDS encoding Tfx family DNA-binding protein has protein sequence MESFLTDVQVKVLDLRKKGHTQDEIAKKMGTSRANISMIEKRAKENVEKARNTLSIYSDIIAPSRIIIPEGTDVFEIPKIVFSKSDEDEIHVRYTSLEIMEFINQNAKKYIRNRFVKEPFIVTIMQTGEIYITSIDSESNTDENNMLK, from the coding sequence ATGGAGTCATTTTTAACAGACGTACAAGTAAAAGTTTTAGATTTACGTAAAAAGGGGCATACTCAAGATGAAATAGCAAAAAAGATGGGGACTAGTAGGGCCAATATTAGCATGATTGAAAAAAGGGCTAAAGAAAATGTCGAGAAAGCGAGAAATACTCTTAGTATCTATAGCGATATAATAGCACCCTCTAGAATCATAATACCTGAAGGTACCGATGTTTTTGAGATACCTAAAATAGTATTTTCGAAGTCTGACGAAGACGAGATTCACGTAAGATATACCTCTCTAGAAATCATGGAGTTTATCAATCAAAACGCTAAAAAATACATAAGAAATAGGTTTGTAAAAGAACCTTTCATTGTTACGATTATGCAAACTGGAGAAATTTACATAACCTCAATCGATTCAGAATCAAATACTGACGAAAATAACATGTTAAAATAA
- a CDS encoding RIO1 family regulatory kinase/ATPase — MEDLDWRILRIVEICLKNHEWVPIQEIVKKAKLNQNEVSYRISRLIHIKMLNSSQYGYRISHWGYDALALDTYSKKDLIVGMGGKVGVGKEGDVYNVLLPDNRNAVLKFHKHGRTCFTMGKRYRNYLADKRHISWLYSSRLAAEKEFEVLTALYPIVKVPEPIANNRHTILMGKMEGTDLKKANLRSLGLNPEELFDEIIEEVKKSYKLGYIHGDLSEFNILINSDGDFVIIDWPQVIEINDNKFKIEKISSKDVEYDVEYYLKRDIGNLLRYFKKYGLNKDLDTLYDYIIN; from the coding sequence ATGGAAGATTTGGATTGGCGAATATTAAGGATAGTTGAAATATGCCTAAAAAATCACGAATGGGTGCCAATTCAAGAAATTGTTAAAAAGGCTAAATTGAACCAAAATGAAGTTTCCTACCGTATTTCAAGATTGATTCATATAAAGATGTTAAACTCATCTCAATATGGATATAGAATATCCCATTGGGGCTATGATGCTTTAGCTCTCGATACCTATTCTAAAAAAGATTTAATAGTGGGTATGGGCGGTAAAGTAGGAGTTGGAAAAGAAGGCGATGTATATAATGTATTATTGCCCGATAATAGGAATGCAGTTCTAAAATTCCATAAACACGGTAGAACTTGCTTTACTATGGGTAAGCGGTATAGAAATTACCTTGCAGATAAAAGACATATAAGTTGGCTTTATTCTTCCCGATTAGCTGCTGAAAAAGAGTTTGAAGTATTAACTGCATTATATCCTATAGTAAAAGTGCCTGAACCTATCGCCAATAACAGGCATACAATTTTAATGGGTAAAATGGAAGGAACAGATTTAAAAAAAGCTAATTTACGTAGTTTAGGTTTAAATCCTGAAGAATTATTTGACGAAATAATCGAAGAAGTTAAGAAATCATATAAATTGGGATATATCCATGGGGATTTAAGTGAATTTAATATCCTAATTAATAGCGACGGAGATTTTGTAATAATCGACTGGCCACAGGTTATTGAAATAAACGATAATAAGTTTAAAATAGAAAAAATTTCTTCGAAAGATGTAGAATATGATGTAGAATATTATTTAAAAAGAGATATTGGTAATTTATTGCGTTATTTCAAAAAATATGGACTTAATAAAGATTTGGATACGTTATACGACTATATTATTAATTAA